GCAGAGTATCTCAAGGAATATGCCCTCTGATCCGCCAACCTCCAATGGGAGCATGACCATGGAATGCACATCCACACCCTTGCCGGCAATCGATCGCAACGAGTTCCGTTCGGCATTGAGCCTGTTTCCCACCGGCGTGGCCGTCGTCACGGCGGAAGGCGGGGCCGGCGAAGGCCGAATCGGCATGACGATCACATCGTTCAATTCGGTGTCGCTGGACCCGCCGCTGGTGCTGTTCTCGATCGGGAAGCAGGCACTGAGCCTACCCGTCCTGTGCGGCGCGAAGATGTACAGCGTGAATGTGCTGGGCGAAGACCATCAGCATATTTCAAGCCGCTTTGCCACGGCAAAAGGGGACAAGTGGTCCGGCACCGAAGTCGAAATCCACGACGGCCTGCCGTTCACCCTGAAAGACTCGATCGTATCGTTCCAGGCCGTGCCTTATGCGCAGCACGATGGCGGCGATCACGTCATTTTCGTGGGGCGCGTCGTACGCATTCACAAGAAAGATCCGGCGGCACCGCTTGTTTTCTTTGGCGGCAAATACGCGGTCCTGCAACCGCCGGCAACACGTTAACCTTTTTTAACCAAGGAGTACCTATCATGGCTGTCAACAAGATCCACCATGAGTTTCACCAGATCGACCTCAATGCGCCAGGCTGGCAACTGCCGGAAGGGTATGCGCCGGACTCGGGCGCCCTGGAACTGATCATCTCCGGCTCGCTCGACACGGCGAACAAGCGCGGCAGCCGTACGCGGATCCTGCGCTTCCCGCCCGGGTTCGCCACCTTCAAGCCGATCGTCCACGATTACTGGGAAGAGGTGTTCATGCTGGAAGGCGACATGACCGTCGGTGCCGACGAGAACGGGCAGGGCGGCAGCTCCTTCGCCGGCTACACCTACGCGGTGCGCCCGCCGGGTGCGTGGCACGGTCCTTTCCGCTCCGTGAACGGGTGCTACCTGCTCGAATCGCATTACTACGATCCGGCTTGACGTGACGTAACCCAGGGATGCGCGATAATCTCGGGGTTACTCACTGAAGTCCGGAGCCAAGATGAACCGCCGTGCAACAAAGCCTGACCAAAACGCGCAATCCGAGGATTGGGTACTGGGACCCTCTGTTTCGCTTCCCGCGTTACTCGACAAGGGACCGGTCCCCGACGCGACTTTTCGCCAGTTTGTCTATGACATTTCGGTGGTGGGGGAGCATCTCGGCGCGGCGCGTCAATACCTCGCGGAGAGGCTCGGCGTGACACCCCCGCAGTACAACATTCTGATGGTCATTGCGCGGTCGGGCGGCGATGGCATCAGGGTGAGCGATGTCGCGGAAAGGCTGAATGTCACGGGGGCGTTCGTGACGAACGAGGTCAAAAAGCTCGTCAAGGCGCAGTTCATCGTCAAGAAATCGAATCCCGACGATGGACGGGGCGTGCTGTTGAGTCTGAGCGTATCCGGCATGGAACGGATCAAGTCGATCGAACCGGACCTGCTGATGGTGAATGACCGTCTGTTCGGCACGTTGACGCGCGAGGATTTCCTGCACCTTGCGCGGACGGTCGGCTCCCTTGTCGATGTATTCGGCCAGACCGTCGCGGTCCTGAAAGCGCTCTCCGCGACTGCCGGCAACGAAGAAAAGCGGGCGCCGGTCGCCCGGAAAAAAGCAAGTAAAACACAGGGCGGGTAAGGCTGATCGGCTGTGCGGCAGAAAGCGGCACGTCTTGGCCAGGACCTGCTGAATTTCCACATTTCTGATGCACGAACATGCCAACCATGCTTCATTTTTCCTGCGAAAGCCTCGAGTCCGACGGTGTCGCCAGCACGCGCTTGCTTGCCGTTGAACCGAACAATCTCATCATTTCCGGCTGGACCGGGCGCGACGCGGCCGCGATCGAACACCATATCGAAGAACTCGCGGCGCTCGGCGTGCCGCGCCCGTCGGCCGTTCCCTTGTACTACCGTGCGGGCAAGGCCTTGCTGAGCCAGTCCCCGGTTGTCGACGTACTGGGGCCGGAAAGCTCGGGCGAGGCGGAGCCGGCGCTCTTTTTTGCCGACGGCGAATGGTGGCTGACCGTCGGCTCCGACCATACGGACCGCCAGGTGGAGAGTTATTCGGTCGCGGTGTCCAAGCAGATGTGCCCGAAGCCGATCGCCACGTCGGCGTGGCGCTGGCGCGATCTCGCGTCCCGACAGGACGACATCGTGCTGGAATCGCGCATTTACGAAGGCGGCGAATGGGTGACGTACCAACGGGGAACCCTCGCATCCATCCGTCCCCTCGAGTCGCTGCGCGACGGATATTTCGACTCGACCGGCGCGGCCGCACGGGATGGCCACGTGCAGTTCTGCGGCACGCTTGGCGCCATCCCGAACGCACAAGGGCAAGGTATCCGCCCGGTGGAACTGATGGAGATCTCGTTGCGCGATCCGGTGCTCAAACGGAGCATCGTGCACCGTTATTCCGCTTGCGTGCTCCCTGTCGTCGCTTGAGCGTTCCTCGCAATCAACCAGGACAAGCTTGATCATGAGCCATACCATTCCTCAGCTCCGCGCGCTGCTTGCGCGCGGCGAGACCACCCACGGTCACCTGGTCGCTTCCGCATTGGACCGGGCGGCGCAGGATCCTGCGCGCCATGTCTTTACCGCGCTGTATGCGGACTCGGCGATGGCCGCCGCGCGCTATGCGGACGCATCCCTGGCGGCAGGCGTCGCGCTGCCGCCGCTGGCCGGCCTGCCGGTGTCCGTCAAGGATTTGTACGACGTCGCCGGTGAGCCGACCCGGGCGGGCAGCATCGTGTGCAACGACGATCCGGCACCCGTCTCGGATGCCGTCGCGGTCGCCCGACTGCGGGCACAGGGCGCGGCGATCATCGGCAAGACCAACATGACCGAATTCGCGTTTTCCGGCGTCGGCATCAATCCGCATTACGGCACGCCGCGCAACCCCGCGGATTCCAAGGTCGCACGCATCCCGGGCGGCTCGTCGTCCGGCGCCGCGGTCTCGGTGGCGTTGGGCATTGCGGTGGCCGGTCTCGGCTCGGATACCGGCGGTTCGATCCGCATTCCGGCGGCGCTGTGCGGGCTGGTCGGCTTCAAGAGCACCCAGTCCCGGGTACCCCGCACCGGCGCCCTCGAACTGTCGCGGACGCTGGACACCGTGTGCTCGATGACTCGCAGTGTCGCCGATTGCATTACGGTCGACGCCGCCGTAGCGGACGCGCCGATGGAGGTCACGCAACGGCCACTGCACGGTATGCGGCTGGCGGTGCCGGAAACCCTTGTGTTCGATGGGATCGAACCCGCCGTGGCCCGCGCGTTCGACAGTGCGCTTCAAAGGCTCTCGGCGCGCGGCGCCATCATCGAGTCGATCCCGTTCCGCGAACTGGCCGAGATCCAGGCGCTCAACGCGCCAGGCGGTTTTTCCGCCGTCGAGGCCTACGCGGTACATCGCCAACGCCTCGCGAACCGTACCGGGGATTTCGATCCGCGCGTGGCCCAGCGGATCGCCACCGGTGCCGTCGCCAGCGCGGCCGACTACATCGCCATGCACGATGCGCGCAAGGCCTGGATCCGGCGCGCGGAGGCGATCGTCAAGCCGTACGACGCGCTCGTGTGCCCGACCGTGCCCATCCTGGCGCCCGAAATCGATGTCCTGGTGGCGAGCGATGAGGCCTTCTTCAAGGCCAACGGCCTATTGCTCAGGAATACGTTCGCCATCAACTATCTCGACGGCTGCGCCTTCAGCTTGCCGTGCCACGATGCCGGCGCGCTTCCGGTCGGGCTGATGCTGTCGTCGACATCCGGTGGCGACAGTCGGTTGGCGGCCGTGGCGCTCGCGGTCGAGGCTGCCCTGGCGGCGTAAACCGGCCGCGGCGTCGTCGCGCGCCATCGCACCTGCTCGTCCTCGAGCCGCCGTCGCCTATCGACCGGGTGACGGCGGAAGGCCACCTTTGCGGCCGCACATCGCGTCGGCCGTATCCCTCACGTTGTTCCAGGGCGTTGTAAAAATAGGCTTACAAATAAAACTTATCTACAAAGCTTTTTTAACTAGTTATAATTGAGAGACACCACTCATCCTCAAGTGCCCGATATGACCAAGATTCCCAGCCGTCTTCCCGTTTACATGGACTACAGCGCCACCACCCCTGTCGATCGCCGCGTATTCCAGGCGATGGAACCTTATTTCTGCACGATCTTTGGCAATCCCGCATCGCGCAGCCATGCCTATGGATGGGAAGCGGAAAGCGCCGTCGAAGCGGCGCGCGGCCACGTGGCGGCCCTGCTCAACGCCGACCCCCGGGAAATCGTATGGACTTCCGGCGCCACGGAAGGAAACAATCTCGCGATCAAGGGGGCGGCTCATTTCTACAGCGGCAAGGGGAAGCACATCATCACCCAGGTGACCGAACACAAGGCCGTGCTCGATACGTTCCGGGAGCTGGAACGCCAGGGCTTCGAAGCCACCTACCTTCCGGTCGACGAGGACGGGATCGTGCCCGCGCAACGCGTCATCGATGCGATGCGTCCGGACACCGTGCTCGTTTCGATCATGATGGCCAACAATGAGACCGGCGTCATCCAGCCGGTGGAAGAGATCGGGCAGGCATGCCGCGCCAGGAAAATCGTGTTCCATTGCGACGCCGTACAGGCCGCAGGCAAGATTCCGGTCGACGTCGATCGGATCCATGCCGACCTGCTGACCGTCACGGCACACAAGCTGTACGGCCCGAAAGGCATCGGTGCGCTCTATGTGAGACGCAAGCCACGCATCCGGATCGAGGCCCAGATCCATGGCGGCGGCCACGAGCGCGGCATGCGCTCGGGAACGTTGCCCACCCACCAGATCGTCGGAATGGGCGAAGCGTTCCGGCTCGCCAGGCTCGAACTGGAGCAGGACAGCCGGCGCTTGGCCATGCTGCGCGATCGCCTTCTTGCGGGACTGCAGGAAATCGATGAAGTCTATGTCAATGGCTCCATGTCCGAGCGGTTGCCGAATATCCTCAACATCAGTTTCAACTTCGTCGAAGGCGAGTCGATGATCATGGCGGTACGCGACCTGGCCGTATCGTCCGGATCCGCCTGCACCTCGGCTTCGCTGGAGCCCTCTTATGTGCTGCGCGCCCTCGGACGTAGCGACGAACTGGCGCACAGCTCGATCAGGTACTCGCTCGGCCGCTTCACGACCGAAGACGAAGTGGATTTCGCGATCGACCTGATCAAGACGAAGATCGCGAAGCTGCGCGAATTGAGTCCACTCTGGGAGATGCATCTCGAAGGCGTCGACATGGCGTCCATCGAGTGGGCGGCACACTAAGCGCCCGACATACCCCATCACCGTACACGCGCGCCCGCATGTCGTGCGCGCGCACCGTATCGCCCGGGCCGCCGCACTGGCCTGTTTCCGCGGTAGCGCGGGTCGATTGCTTCAATGTTGCATTACCAGGTTCGCTGGACGAACCGTTTATAACCATAACGGAGACAACATGAAACACCCTATCCGGATCGCGGCAGCGATCGCGTGCGGACTCGGCACCTGCATCGTCCACGCCCAGTCATCGGTCCAGGTCTACGGCCTCGTCGACAGCAGCGTGGCGCACATCACCAACGTCGATGCGCAGGGCCATTCGGCCACCAAGATCCCTACGCTGACGGGCACGTTCCCGTCGCGTATCGGGTTCCGCGGCACCGAGGAACTCGGCGACGGCCTGCAGGCTTACTTCGTGCTGGAAAACGGATTTGGACCGGACACGGGCCTGACCGGTCAGGGCGGCCGCCTGTTCGGACGCCAGGCACTGGTCGGGCTGCGTGGGAGCTGGGGCAGCCTGAGTCTCGGGCGGCAGCAGAATATGACCTATCTCGCGACGCAAAAGACGGATGTGCTTGGCCCGCAATTATTTTCCATCAACTCCATCGATCTCTACCTGCCCAATGCCCGCAGTGACAATGCGATCGGCTACTTGGGTAACTTCAATGGCCTGACGCTCGGCGCGACCTGGAGTTTCGGACGGGATGCGTCGGCAGCGGGCGGGCCGTCCGCGACGAATTGTCCTGGCGAGGTTCCCGGTAATGCCAGGGCCTGCCGCCAATATACGGGACTGCTCGGCTACGACACGAAGGGCTGGGGCATGACGACGTCGTACGACCGGATGTACGGGAACACCGGGGCGGCGGGAGGGCTGACCACTGCCGCGAGCACCGATACCCGCGTCACGCTCAACGGCTTTGTCATGCTGGGCGCGACCAAGCTCGGCATAGGTGTCGTCGATCGCACGACGAGGGCCGCCACGGGCCTGACGGAATCGGACCTGTATTACCTCGGCATCAGTCGTCCGGCCGGCGCGTACACATTCGATGCGCAGGTCGCGCGGCGCGACACGAAACGTTCCCCGTCCGACGTCAACATGTTCGTCGCCCGCATCACTTATTCGCTGTCCAAGCGTACCGCCGTGTATTCCTCGGTCGGGCGCATGGCCAACAAGGGGGCGTCGGCGGTAGCGGTCGACGCGGGCGGCACGGTGGAGGCGGGCATGAGCCAGAACGGCTTCATGGCGGGCCTGCGTCACGCGTTCTGATATCGGGACATTAGGAGACAGGCATGGAACAGCGCGACGCTGCAACAGCTTCGTCCGTCGTCATACTGTGCGGCGCCGTATGTTTCATGCCTGACCCCGGCCCGCCGGGCGAGACCGGGGCCGACGAGCCGGTTGACGCGGTCAGGCTTCGCCAGGGCCGGTGGCGCGAAGCAGGGGCCGTCGGCGGTTCGCATGTCGTCCTTCGTGGCGTAGTCGATGTCCTCACGGCGCTGACACTCTGCGGCGCGACAGGCGGGCCGTGGAAAATCATTGGGAGCACGGCCATGGCAAACGCGTTCAACAGGAGACATCCGTGAGGTTATCTTTTCGAAAAAAGCTGCTTTTGCCCCTAGCGGTCAGCTGGCTTTGCCTGCTGACGGTTGTCACGGTTAACGCATTTCGCGATCGTGCGCTGCGCATGGAGGAGCGCAAGACGCAGCTTGCCAACGCCGGCGACATGGCGCTGTCGATCGTGAAGGAATATGCCGGAATGGCTGTGGCCGGATCGTTGTCCGAAGCGGATGCGCGCAGCCAGGCGTTGGCACGCATCAAGGCATTGCGGTACGGAGACACCGGCTATCTGCTGGTCGTCGATTCCCAAAAGATGATCATGAATCCCATCAAGCCGGATCTCGTCGGGGTCGGTCTCGGAAACATCAAGGATGTGGAGGGCCGCCAGCAGTGCATCGATGCCGTGACGGTCGCCAAGGCGTCGGGCAAAGGCTTTACTTACTACCTGTGGAACAAGCCTGGCGCCGTGGAGCCGGAGCGAAAGATCTCTTATGACGTCTACTTCCAGCCATGGGATTGGACGATCATGACGGGCATGTATCTCGGCGATGTGGACGCAGCGTTTCGTGCGGCCGTGCTCGAATCGGCGGTCATACTGCTTGTCGTCGGCTTGGCGCTGTCCGCATTCGTCATCGCCATTGTGGTCAGTATCGAGCGGTCGCTGGGCGGCACGCCCGACCAGGCCGTCGACATCGCGCGCCGTATTGCGCAGGGCGACCTGGATCATGCGATTGACGTGCGCCCCCGCGATACGGCCAGCCTGATAGGCACCATGAAAACCATGCGCGATGCGCTTGCGGACATCGTCGGCCGCGTACGCGGAGGTACGGCGACCATCGCCAGCGCCTCCAGCCAGATTGCAGCGGGAAATGTCGCATTGTCCGGCAGGACGGAAGCGCGCGCCGCGGCGCTGGAGCAAACGTCGGCGTCGATGGAAGAATTGACGTCGACCGTCAAGGACAACGCCGATCATGCGCGCCGAGCCAATGCCCTGGCACAGTCGGCATTCGACGCGGCGAGCCGGGGCGGTGGCGTCGTGTCGCACGTCGTCGGCACGATGGCGTCCATCAGCGCGTCGTCGCGGAAAATCGTCGACATCATCGACGTCATCGACGGCATCGCCTTCCAGACCAATATTCTTGCGCTGAACGCCGCGGTCGAGGCCGCACGTGCCGGCGAACAGGGCAGGGGGTTCGCCGTGGTGGCCGCCGAGGTGCGCAATCTCGCGCAGCGATCGGCCATCGCATCGAAGGAAATCAAACTCCTGATCGAAGACGCTGTCGCGCGGACGGATGCAGGCGTGGCGCTGGTCAGCCAGGCCGGCTCGACAATGCGAGAGATCGTCGACAGCGTGCAACAGGTTACGACCATCATTTCAGAAATAATGGAGGCTACCCACGAGCAAAACCTCGGCATTGAGCAGATCAACGAGGCAATCCATCAAATGGACCAAGTGACCCAGCAGGATGCGGCTCTTGTTGAAGAGGTCGCTGCAGCGTCGGAGGCCATGCAAAACGAAGCATTACAACTCGCCGGCGTCGTCAGTGTGTTCAAGCAACGCATCCTGGTTTCGACAAGGCTACGCGGATGATAGCCGGTCCACGTCTTCCGGATTTCTGCCCAGGACGGCGCGTCCCGGCCCTGGCTGCTACTATGAGCCGACCGTCCTCGACCACGTGACGCCCGACATGGCCGCCGCGATCGAAGAAACGTTCGGGCCGGCGGCCGCCATCCTCCGCATCAAGGATGCGGAGGCGGCGGTCGCGCTGGCCAATGCACCGAGTTCGGTCTGGGCGCCGCGCTCTGGAGCGACGACGTCGCGCGCGCACGCCGGCTGGCGCGCCGCATCGAAGCGGGCGCCGTCTTCATCAACGGCCAATTCATGTCGGATGCGCGCCTGCCCTTCGGTGGCATCAAGCAGTCCGGCTATGGCCGCGAACTGGGCACCGCCGGGGCGCGCGAATTCGCCTATACCAAGACCATCAGGCTGCCGTGCGCCAGGACTTCGCCTGGGCGCGCGAGGGGGGGACGCATCCCGCTGCACCCGGACGGCCGATGCTATTGCGCCGGCAGCGCCGGCGGAACGGCTTTGCTGCCCCACCACTTCCTGTAGTTGGCCGCGTAGGCGCCGGACTTGACGTAGTCCGCGACGAAACCGTTCACGAACTTCAGCAGCGCCGGATCGCCCTTGGCCATCGCGATGCCGATCGGCGTATTCCCGTACAACGCGGGCAAGGTCTCCAGCTGGTCGTTCTTGCCGGCCAGGTAGTCGAGCAGCGACGCATCCTCGATGCCGGCGTCGACGCGCTTCTGCTGCAGCAGCAGGACGCCGTCCGGCGCGAAGTTGTCGGTGTAGACGAACACCGCCTGCGGCGCCGACTTTCTCAGGAAGGCATCCGCCGTGGTGCCCCGGCCGACCACGACGCGCTTGCCGTTCAGGTCCGCCAGCGTTTTCACGTGCGCGCTCTTCTGCGCGATCACGCGCAGGCCGGCCACATTGTAGGGGATGGAAAAATCCACGACGCGCGCGCGCTGCGGCGTGATCGAGACGTTGGCCACCACCAGATCGAGCTGCCCGGACCGCAGCATCGAGATGCGCGCATCGCTGGACACATCCGACAAGCGCGCCGGCACGCCGAGCTTCGCGGCAAGCTGCCTGGCCACGTCGACGTCGTAGCCGACCGGCTCATTGCCCGCGTTGCGAAAGCCGACCGGCTCGCCGCCGAGCGAGACGCCGATGCGCACATAACCGCGCGCCTTGATGTCCTCGATGCGGCCGGCCAGCGCGGACCCCGCCGCCAGCATCAATGCGAGTGCGGCGGCACAGCGTGTGAAGCGATGCTGCATGATATGTCCTTTCAAGGTTGGATGGCGCAGGCGCTGCGCAGTTCCGGCCTGGCCATGCGCTCGTCCCAATACCAGTAGCGTATCTCGTCGTCGCAGCGGAAGTTGACCACCCGGTGATTGCCCTGGGCGTCGATGGCGTGGATGACGACGCCGGCCAGGAAGCCCGTTTCCAGCTCGGCCAGTTCCTCCACCGCGAGCTTGACCGCGTCCTCCAGCGTGTAGCCCAGCCGCAGCGCCAGCACGATGGTGCGCGACGTCCCGCAGCGCATGGTCATCTCGCCCGTGTGCGTGCACGCGGCAGCGCCGTAGCGGCTGTCCGCGTAAAAGCCCGCGCCGGGAATCGGCGAATCGCCCAGCCGCCCGGGATACTTCCACGCCCAGCCGGACGTCGACGTGACCACGCCGATGTGGGCGCCGGCGTCGCGGCCCAGGAACACCGTCGTGTCACGCACGCGTTCCGGGTCGGTGATGGCGTGGCTGAGCGGGGCGAGCGGGATATCGGGGAACGCCGCCAGCTGTGCCGGCGACATCTCCTGTTGCAGCCGCTCCCACCACACGCGCCTGCTGTCCGGATGCAGCACCTCGTCGACGGCGAAACCGCGTTCGGTGGCGAAGCGGCGCGCGCCGGCGCCGGTCAGCATCACGTGCGGCAGATGCTGCATGACCTCGTGCGCCAGCGCCGACACGGGCAGCGTCGCCGGCACCGCGCCGACCGCGCCGACGTCGCGCGTCGTGCCGTCCATGACGCCCGCGTCGAATTCCATCTCGCCCAGCATATTCGGCCAGCCGCCGTAGCCGACGCTGCGCACCTTCGCCTCGCGTTCGACCTTGGCGACGCCTTCGATCATGGCATCGATCGCGGCGCCGCCCTGGCGCAGCAGGTCGACCGTGGTGTCGAAGCCGGGCCAGGCTTCGGCGTTCGCCAGCAGCATTTTCATGATTTGCTCATCTTCGATAAAAATTGGGCGATGCGCGGCTGCGCCAGGCCGCCGTCGGCTGCGAAGAACCGCGCCGTCGGCAGGTCGGCCAGCAGCCGGCCCTGGTCCAGAAACACGATGCGGTGGGAGATGCGGCGGGCGAATTCGATTTCGTGCGTGACGAACAGCATCGTGGTGCCGCTGGCCGCCAGCTTGGCGAGGATGGCCAGCACCTCGGCCGTCATTTCCGGATCGAGCGCGCTGGTGACTTCGTCCAGCAGCAGGTAGCGCGGCTTCATCGCCAGCGCGCGGCAGATGCCGACGCGCTGGCGCTGGCCGCCCGAGAGCTGGGCCGGATAGGCGCTTGCCCGGTCGGCCAATCCCACGGAGGCCAGCAGCGCGCGCGCCTCGTCATCGGCCTGGCGGCGCGGCACCTTCAGCACTTCCATCGGCGCCAGCGTGATGTTTTGCAGCGCCGTCAGGTGCGGGTATAGGTTAAACAGCTGGAACACGGTGCCGCAACAGCGGCGCGCGAGCCGCAGTTGCCGCGGATCGTCGACGCGGTGGCCGTCGACCGAGATCGTGCCGCCGTCGAGCCGTTCGAGGCCGTTGATGCAGCGGATCAGCGTCGACTTGCCGGAGCCGCTTGCGCCTAGGATGGAGACCACGTCGCCCGGCGCGATGCGCAGGTCGATCCCGTCGAGCACCGTGTGGGCGCCGAAGCGCTTGGCCACGTCTTCGATGTGCATCATGCTACAAACCCTTCCATTGACGGTGCGCGCGCAGGCGCGTTTCCGCGCGGGCGCAGGCCCGGGCGATCAGCCGGGCCAGCAGGTAGTACAGCAGGCCGATCACGGTCCAGACGACGAAGGGCTTCAGCGTGCGCAGGTTCAGGATCGCGCCCGCCTTGGTCAGGTCGACCACGCCGATCACCGAGATCAGCGACGTCACCTGCAGCTGGTTGACGAGCAGCCCGGCCAGCGGCCCGAGGCCGAACGCCGCCGCCTGGGGCGCGACGACGCGGCGCAGCGTCTGCCACCGGCTCAAGCCGAATACGCGCGCCGTTTCCAGTTGCTCGCGTCCCACCGATTCGATGGCGGACACCGCGATCACGTAGACGAATGCCGCCGTGTTGCCGGACAAGGTGATGAGGGCGGCCTGCACCGGCGTCAGGTCCGTCTCCAGCAGCACCGGCAGGCCGAAGAACACGAGGAACAGCTGCACCAGCACGGGGGAATTCTTCAACAGCTCGGCCAGCAGGGCGACGATTGGGGCCAGCAGCGGCGTGCGGTAGTAGCGCAGCAGCGCCCAGGCCAGGCCCGCGCTCAAGCCGATGACGGTGGTCGCCGCGAACAGGGCGACGGAGACGCCCAGGCCCTGCAGCAGCAGGAGCAGGTCGTGGGGCGTGAACTCGGCGTAGCGCATCAACCGCCGTGCCGGTTCAGGCGCCGGTGGAGAACGCCGGCCGACAGCGACACCAGCCAGGTCAGCGCGGCATACAGCAGCAGGAGCAGCGCGTACACCTCGAACGGCTGGAAGGTGTCGGCTGCGACGATCTTGGCGCTGCCGGTCAATTCATTGAGCGTGATCGCCGACAGGATCGACGACGTCAGCACCAGGTTGACGAACACCGATCCCAGCGGCCGCACGGCGCTGCGCAGCGCGATGGGCAGCACGATGCGGCGGTAGAGGGCGAGGCGCGACAGGCCGCTGACCTGCGCCGCCTCCAGCACGCCGGGCTCGATGGCCAGGATGCCGGCGCGGATCACGTCGGACGTGAAGGCGCCGCCCGCCAGCGACAGCGCCAGCACGCCGGTACCGAACGCGCTCAGCTCGACGCCGATCTCGGGCAGGCCGTAAAACAGGAAGAACAGCTGGACGATGAAGGGGACGTTGCGGAAGATGTCGGCGTAGATCTCGGCCGCGCGCCGTGCCGGTCGTGATGCCCCGGTGCGCATCAGGGCCGCCGCGATGCCCAGCGCGAGGCTGCCGGCCAGGGCCAGCGCGCACGCGAGGGCGGTCAGCCGGGCGCCGG
This genomic stretch from Massilia putida harbors:
- a CDS encoding amino acid ABC transporter permease; the protein is MTFDPTPLVPYLGDLAAGARLTALACALALAGSLALGIAAALMRTGASRPARRAAEIYADIFRNVPFIVQLFFLFYGLPEIGVELSAFGTGVLALSLAGGAFTSDVIRAGILAIEPGVLEAAQVSGLSRLALYRRIVLPIALRSAVRPLGSVFVNLVLTSSILSAITLNELTGSAKIVAADTFQPFEVYALLLLLYAALTWLVSLSAGVLHRRLNRHGG
- a CDS encoding N(4)-(beta-N-acetylglucosaminyl)-L-asparaginase, whose product is MKMLLANAEAWPGFDTTVDLLRQGGAAIDAMIEGVAKVEREAKVRSVGYGGWPNMLGEMEFDAGVMDGTTRDVGAVGAVPATLPVSALAHEVMQHLPHVMLTGAGARRFATERGFAVDEVLHPDSRRVWWERLQQEMSPAQLAAFPDIPLAPLSHAITDPERVRDTTVFLGRDAGAHIGVVTSTSGWAWKYPGRLGDSPIPGAGFYADSRYGAAACTHTGEMTMRCGTSRTIVLALRLGYTLEDAVKLAVEELAELETGFLAGVVIHAIDAQGNHRVVNFRCDDEIRYWYWDERMARPELRSACAIQP
- a CDS encoding amino acid ABC transporter ATP-binding protein, whose amino-acid sequence is MMHIEDVAKRFGAHTVLDGIDLRIAPGDVVSILGASGSGKSTLIRCINGLERLDGGTISVDGHRVDDPRQLRLARRCCGTVFQLFNLYPHLTALQNITLAPMEVLKVPRRQADDEARALLASVGLADRASAYPAQLSGGQRQRVGICRALAMKPRYLLLDEVTSALDPEMTAEVLAILAKLAASGTTMLFVTHEIEFARRISHRIVFLDQGRLLADLPTARFFAADGGLAQPRIAQFLSKMSKS
- a CDS encoding amino acid ABC transporter permease; this translates as MRYAEFTPHDLLLLLQGLGVSVALFAATTVIGLSAGLAWALLRYYRTPLLAPIVALLAELLKNSPVLVQLFLVFFGLPVLLETDLTPVQAALITLSGNTAAFVYVIAVSAIESVGREQLETARVFGLSRWQTLRRVVAPQAAAFGLGPLAGLLVNQLQVTSLISVIGVVDLTKAGAILNLRTLKPFVVWTVIGLLYYLLARLIARACARAETRLRAHRQWKGL